TCTATTATTTTAAATGATTAGCCTTGCGCCCTCTGCGCTCTCTGCGGTGAATTCAGACTTTTTGTGTGTTTTTACGAGGCCGACAAATAATCAGGAGTATGGAGCAGGGGAACCTATTGTGAAGTTGAGCCCTGGGACGGCTCCTGGAAATCAAGCGGGCTTTTTGCCTCTTTAATGGTCCGGCTCTTGATGGTATGGGTATAAATCATCGTGGTCCGCACATCGCTGTGTCCCAGCAGTTCCTGGATTGTGCGGATATCGTAATTTGCCTGTAACAAATGGCTGGCAAAGCTGTGACGGAAGGTATGGGAGGAGGCGCGTTTGCAGATGCGGGCCTTTTTTACCGCTTGCCTGATCGCCTTTTGCACATGGGTTTCGTGGAGATGGTATCGCCGGTAACCATTTTCCTCGGGCACGAAGGTCAGGGTTTTGGCCGGGAAAAACCATTGCCAGGGGAGTTCCTTGGCAGCGTTTTTGTATTTTTTCTCCAATAAATTGGTGAGAAAGGTCCCGGCATACCCTGTCTTGAGGTCCTGTTCGTGGAGGATGATCACCGATTCAAGATGAGTTTTCAGCTCCGGGATGATTTTTTCCGGCAAAGGGACGGTTCGGTCCTTTTTCCCCTTGCCGTCATGAACCGTCAAAATCATGGCATCGAAATTGAAATCCTGAATGCGGAGCTTGACCCCCTCAAACAGCCGAAGACCGCAGCCGTACAGAAGCTTGGCCACCAAATCATATGGGGGGGACAAGGCGGCGATAATGGTATCAACTTCCCGGCGCGACAAGACCACCGGGATATAGGGTTTTCTCTTGGCCCTGGGGATATCTTTCAGCTCCCCGAACTCCGTTTTCAGGACATGCCTGAAAAAGAACAAAAGGGCGTTGAATGCCTGGTTCTGGGAAGATGCGGATACTTTTCGCTCAATGGCTAGATAGGTCAGAAAATCCTTAACATCCGAGGAGGTGAGCAGGCGGGGGGCCTTGCTTTTGGTAAAGGTCTGCAGGTGGCGCACCCAGCTTGAATATGCCCGCAAGGTCTTGGGAGAATAATGCCGTACCGATATTTCCGCCTTCAGGTTGGCGTAAGCGGGGGTCCAGTCGGCATTCGTGGTCTTATCCTTCTCAAGGCCTGGTGGGGCCGG
This Desulfobacterales bacterium DNA region includes the following protein-coding sequences:
- a CDS encoding integron integrase, translated to MVREAGEPAPPGLEKDKTTNADWTPAYANLKAEISVRHYSPKTLRAYSSWVRHLQTFTKSKAPRLLTSSDVKDFLTYLAIERKVSASSQNQAFNALLFFFRHVLKTEFGELKDIPRAKRKPYIPVVLSRREVDTIIAALSPPYDLVAKLLYGCGLRLFEGVKLRIQDFNFDAMILTVHDGKGKKDRTVPLPEKIIPELKTHLESVIILHEQDLKTGYAGTFLTNLLEKKYKNAAKELPWQWFFPAKTLTFVPEENGYRRYHLHETHVQKAIRQAVKKARICKRASSHTFRHSFASHLLQANYDIRTIQELLGHSDVRTTMIYTHTIKSRTIKEAKSPLDFQEPSQGSTSQ